A single genomic interval of Helianthus annuus cultivar XRQ/B chromosome 13, HanXRQr2.0-SUNRISE, whole genome shotgun sequence harbors:
- the LOC110900284 gene encoding putative disease resistance protein RGA4, which translates to MAEAAAAALVKVIFQKLADEAFKKYARSQNIHSELKQLGITLTQIQALLNDASHKETTHESVRLWLNSLQHLAYDIDDVLDDVATEAMHRELTPESEASTSMVRKLLIPTCCTNFSLSHRLTPKLDSINSKLQHLEKQKSDLGLIVKDEKPKGTSRRNETSLLESDVVGREGEREKLINKLLQDEPSKQNFIIVPIVGMGGVGKTTLARILYNDTRVKGQFELMAWVCVSDEFDIFKISQTIYQSVVKESKQFTDTNQLQIALKEKLEGKRFLVVLDDVWNENYDDWENLVRPFHSGATGSRVIMTTRKQQLLKKIGFNHLDHLERLSHEDALSLLALHALDVDNFDSHATLKPQAEGIVKKCGGLPLALKAIGRLMRTKTQEEEWNDVLNSEIWDLESADEIVPALRLSYHDLSADLKRLFAYCSLFPKDFLFEKEELVLLWMAEGYLNESVANKSPECLGHECFEKLLSRSFFQRAPSGEPFFVMHDLINDLATFVAGEYFLRFDNQMDMTEEALAKYRHMSFIREEYVAFQKFGAFEKARSLRTLLAVYVGVDHWWNDFYLSSKILVDLLPELPLLRVLSLSRFSISEVPNSIGTLKHLRYLNLSKTNIKELPENVGNLYNLQTLIVFGCKSLTNLPKSFFKLKRLRHFDIRNTPLLKKLPLGIGELKSLQTLTRIIIGGNSSFSITELKGLKDLHGEISIEGLNKVQSSMHAREANLSFKGIDKLELKWDDGSASETLEKEVLNELKPRSDKLKMLEVECYEGMEFPKWVGDPSFNRLVHVSLRACRKCTSLPPLGRLPSLEILRFEDMSSWEVWSTNSEAMFPCLRELQIKNCPNLIDVSVEALPSLRVLRIYKCCESVLRSLVRAASSTTEMEIGSILGLTDEVWRGVIENLGALEELSIQDCDEIRYLWESDAEASKVLVNLKELKVSGCKKLVSLGEKEEDEDNIGSNLLSSLRKLEIQSCESMERLCCPNSIQSLRIFFCDSLRHVSFPRATTTGGGGQNLKSLTIDISFCENLKSINQLSNSTHLTSLSISYCGNMELFSDLHQLSNLTRLYISSCESIESFPNLQLPNLTDLDVRYCKNMKAFGDLQLPNLISCSIWSCKNLESFPDLQLSKLTMLKEMDIRYCPMMDASFPRGLWPPNLCLLRIGGLKKPISEWGNQNFPASLVDLTLSDEPDVRNFSQLSHLFPSSLTSLYIVSFDILESLSTGLQHLTSLQHLLIDDCPKVNDLPETLLPSLLCLSISNCPKLKERCEGRGSHYWPLISHIPCIEIED; encoded by the coding sequence AtggctgaagctgctgctgctgcccTCGTCAAAGTCATTTTTCAGAAGCTAGCCGATGAAGCCTTCAAGAAATATGCTCGCTCTCAGAACATTCACTCGGAGCTCAAGCAATTGGGGATCACGTTGACCCAGATCCAAGCTCTGCTGAATGACGCTTCTCACAAGGAAACAACTCATGAATCTGTCAGGCTATGGCTCAATAGTCTCCAACATTTGGCTTACGATATCGATGACGTGCTCGACGATGTGGCTACCGAAGCTATGCATCGTGAGCTGACACCGGAATCAGAAGCAAGCACCAGCATGGTAAGAAAGCTCCTCATCCCAACTTGCTGCACAAACTTCTCACTAAGTCATAGGTTGACTCCCAAGTTAGATAGTATCAACAGCAAGTTACAACATCTAGAAAAACAAAAGTCTGATCTGGGTTTGATTGTGAAAGATGAAAAGCCAAAAGGTACTAGTAGAAGAAACGAAACATCTTTGCTAGAATCTGATGTTGTTGGGCGAGAAGGTGAAAGAGAGAAGCTGATCAACAAGTTGTTGCAGGATGAGCCATCTAAACAAAACTTCATCATCGTACCCATCGTTGGTATGGGTGGGGTGGGGAAGACCACTCTTGCTAGAATATTGTACAACGATACGCGAGTGAAGGGTCAGTTTGAACTCATGGCATGGGTTTGCGTGTCCGATGAGTTTGATATATTTAAAATAAGTCAAACCATCTATCAATCTGTGGTTAAAGAAAGCAAACAATTTACAGATACAAATCAGCTTCAAATTGCTCTTAAAGAGAAACTTGAGGGCAAACGATTTCTAGTAGTGCTCGATGATGTGTGGAATGAAAACTATGACGACTGGGAAAACCTAGTGCGTCCATTTCATTCTGGGGCTACTGGAAGTCGGGTGATCATGACAACTCGCAAGCAGCAACTGCTCAAAAAGATAGGTTTTAATCATCTAGACCATCTTGAGCGTTTGTCGCATGAAGATGCTTTGTCTTTATTAGCTCTACATGCATTGGATGTGGATAACTTTGACTCACACGCAACACTTAAACCACAAGCTGAAGGTATTGTAAAAAAATGTGGTGGTTTGCCTTTAGCTTTAAAGGCAATTGGAAGGTTAATGAGAACCAAAACCCAAGAAGAAGAATGGAATGATGTGTTGAACAGTGAGATATGGGATttagaaagtgctgatgaaattGTCCCAGCCCTTCGGCTAAGTTACCATGATCTTTCTGCCGATTTGAAGCGATTGTTTGCTTATTGCTCTTTATTCCCTAAGGACTTTTTGTTTGAAAAAGAAGAGTTGGTATTATTATGGATGGCCGAAGGGTATCTGAATGAGTCAGTTGCAAACAAATCACCAGAATGCTTGGGCCATGAATGTTTTGAGAAATTGCTATCGAGGTCCTTTTTCCAACGTGCACCTAGCGGTGAACCCTTTTTTGTGATGCATGATCTCATCAACGACCTGGCCACATTTGTTGCTGGAGAATATTTTTTAAGGTTTGATAATCAGATGGATATGACGGAGGAAGCTTTAGCCAAGTACCGACATATGTCATTTATTCGAGAGGAGTATGTAGCTTTCCAGAAGTTCGGGGCATTTGAAAAGGCCAGAAGTTTGAGAACATTGTTAGCGGTATATGTTGGGGTAGATCATTGGTGGAATGATTTTTACTTATCCAGCAAGATTTTGGTTGACTTACTTCCTGAGCTACCATTATTAAGGGTTCTTTCTTTGAGTCGTTTTAGTATAAGCGAGGTACCAAATTCCATTGGTACTTTGAAGCACCTGAGGTATCTTAATCTATCAAAAACTAATATCAAAGAGTTACCGGAGAATGTTGGTAATCTTTATAATTTACAAACATTGATAGTTTTTGGGTGTAAGAGTTTGACCAATTTGCCTAAAAGCTTCTTTAAACTCAAAAGGCTGAGGCATTTTGACATCAGAAATACTCCACTTTTGAAGAAGTTGCCTTTGGGAATTGGTGAGTTGAAAAGCCTGCAGACTCTCACTAGGATCATCATCGGAGGAAACAGTAGCTTTTCAATAACCGAGCTTAAGGGGTTGAAGGATCTGCACGGGGAAATTTCCATTGAGGGGTTGAACAAAGTGCAGAGCTCAATGCATGCACGAGAAGCAAACTTATCTTTCAAAGGGATTGACAAGTTAGAGTTGAAATGGGATGATGGGTCTGCAAGTGAAACACTTGAGAAGGAAGTTCTGAATGAGCTAAAGCCCCGCAGTGATAAGTTGAAAATGCTTGAGGTTGAGTGTTACGAGGGAATGGAGTTTCCAAAATGGGTTGGGGATCCGTCTTTTAATAGATTGGTTCATGTGTCGCTACGCGCTTGTAGAAAATGTACATCTCTACCGCCACTTGGGCGACTACCttcacttgaaattctaaggtttGAAGATATGTCGAGTTGGGAGGTATGGTCAACCAATAGCGAGGCAATGTTTCCATGCCTTAGAGAGCTTCAAATAAAAAATTGTCCCAATTTGATTGATGTCTCAGTTGAAGCATTACCTTCACTAAGAGTTTTAAGAATATATAAATGTTGTGAAAGTGTGCTGAGAAGTCTGGTTCGAGCAGCTTCATCAACCACAGAGATGGAAATCGGATCAATTTTAGGGCTTACGGATGAGGTGTGGAGAGGTGTTATAGAGAATTTAGGGGCATTAGAAGAACTAAGCATACAGGATTGTGATGAAATAAGATACCTGTGGGAATCAGATGCAGAGGCAAGTAAAGTTCTTGTAAATTTAAAGGAACTGAAGGTATCTGGATGTAAAAAATTGGTGAGTTTAGGAGAGAAAGAGGAGGATGAGGATAACATTGGGAGCAACCTCCTATCATCCCTTAGGAAGTTGGAGATACAGTCATGTGAAAGTATGGAGCGTTTGTGTTGTCCAAATAGCATTCAGAGTTTAAGAATCTTTTTCTGTGATTCACTTAGACATGTCTCCTTCCCaagagcaacaacaacaggtgGAGGAGGGCAGAATCTCAAGTCACTTACTATAGATataagtttttgtgaaaatctaAAATCAATAAATCAATTGAGTAACTCCACTCACCTCACCTCTTTGTCAATAAGTTATTGTGGAAACATGGAGTTATTTTCTGATCTTCATCAGCTATCAAACCTCACCAGGTTGTATATATCAAGTTGTGAAAGCATAGAGTCATTTCCTAACCTCCAGCTTCCGAATCTCACAGATCTGGATGTAAGATATTGCAAAAACATGAAGGCATTTGGTGACCTGCAGCTACCAAATCTAATCAGTTGTAGCATATGGAGCTGTAAAAATCTGGAGTCATTTCCTGACCTTCAGCTATCAAAACTCACCATGTTAAAAGAGATGGATATCAGATATTGTCCAATGATGGATGCTTCCTTTCCTCGTGGGCTTTGGCCTCCCAATTTGTGTCTCCTTAGAATAGGGGGGTTGAAAAAGCCCATCTCAGAATGGGGCAATCAGAATTTCCCAGCTTCCCTTGTTGACCTAACGTTATCTGATGAACCTGATGTGAGGAATTTTAGTCAATTGTCCCACCTTTTCCCTTCTTCTCTTACATCTCTGTACATAGTAAGCTTTGATATACTGGAATCACTTTCAACGGGACTCCAACACCTCACATCCCTTCAACATCTGTTGATTGACGATTGTCCAAAGGTGAATGATCTACCAGAGACGCTGTTACCTTCACTTTTGTGTTTGAGTATAAGTAATTGCCCAAAATTGAAAGAAAGGTGTGAAGGAAGAGGCTCCCATTACTGGCCCCTCATCTCTCATATCCCCTGCATCGAAATTGAAGACTAA
- the LOC110900281 gene encoding UDP-glucuronate 4-epimerase 3 codes for MKSTYLDDNIPSTPGKFKMEKSNYYHRLRWHPHLAKVTFWSVVFFGLIFVFLFNSSTISTDLSHKSLKIKSWGGPGWEKRVKSSAKIRSETETGYSVLVTGAAGFIGSHVSTALKRRGDGVLGLDNFNDYYDPTLKRARQVLLEKRGIFIVEGDINDTVLLNKLFEVVHFTHVMHLAAQAGVRYAMQNPKSYIHSNIAGFVNVLEICKNANPQPAIVWASSSSVYGLNTKVPFSEKDRTDQPASLYAATKKAGEEIAHTYNHIYGLSLTGLRFFTVYGPWGRPDKAYFFFTKDILKRKPIPVFESGNHGTVARDFTYIDDIVKGCLGALDTTEKSTGSGGKKKGDAQFRIFNLGNTSPVPVSDLVSILEKLLKVKAKRRVMKLPRNGDVPFTHANISLAQREFGYKPTTDLQTGLKKFVRWYEKYYGSGKKSDH; via the coding sequence ATGAAGTCAACTTATCTAGATGATAATATCCCATCAACACCTGGGAAATTCAAGATGGAAAAATCAAATTATTATCATAGATTAAGATGGCATCCACATCTAGCAAAGGTCACATTTTGGAGTGTTGTTTTCTTTGGATTAATCTTTGTTTTCTTATTTAATTCATCAACAATATCAACAGATCTTTCTCACAAATCCTTAAAAATCAAATCTTGGGGTGGACCCGGATGGGAAAAACGGGTCAAATCATCAGCAAAGATTCGATCAGAAACAGAAACAGGGTACTCTGTTCTAGTCACCGGTGCAGCCGGCTTCATCGGAAGCCACGTCAGCACTGCGTTAAAACGCCGTGGTGACGGCGTTTTAGGGTTGGACAATTTCAACGATTATTACGATCCCACCCTCAAAAGGGCTCGTCAAGTTTTGTTGGAAAAAAGGGGGATTTTCATTGTGGAAGGGGACATAAACGACACCGTTTTGCTGAACAAACTCTTTGAGGTAGTACATTTTACTCATGTGATGCATTTAGCAGCACAAGCTGGTGTTAGATATGCAATGCAGAATCCGAAATCTTATATTCATAGTAACATTGCTGGTTTTGTTAATGTTCTTGAAATATGCAAAAATGCAAATCCACAGCCTGCAATTGTTTGGGCTTCTTCTAGTTCTGTTTATGGGTTGAATACAAAAGTACCCTTTTCAGAAAAAGACCGAACGGATCAACCCGCGAGCCTATACGCTGCAACGAAGAAAGCGGGTGAAGAAATCGCACATACATATAATCATATCTATGGGTTGTCTTTAACGGGTTTGAGGTTCTTTACGGTTTATGGACCGTGGGGTAGACCGGACAAGGCTTACTTTTTCTTCACTAAAGATATCTTGAAACGAAAACCGATACCCGTCTTTGAGTCGGGTAATCATGGAACGGTTGCGCGTGATTTTACGTATATTGATGATATTGTAAAGGGTTGTTTAGGTGCTTTAGACACCACTGAAAAGAGTACAGGAAGTGGTGGAAAGAAGAAAGGAGATGCACAATTTAGAATTTTTAATTTAGGGAATACTTCGCCTGTGCCTGTTTCGGATCTTGTTAGTATTTTGGAGAAGTTGTTGAAAGTGAAAGCGAAACGACGTGTGATGAAGTTGCCTAGAAATGGTGATGTCCCGTTTACTCACGCGAATATTAGTTTGGCGCAAAGGGAGTTTGGGTATAAACCAACAACGGATCTTCAAACGGGGTTGAAGAAGTTTGTTAGATGGTATGAGAAGTATTATGGTTCGGGAAAGAAGAGTGATCATTGA